In one window of Mytilus trossulus isolate FHL-02 chromosome 7, PNRI_Mtr1.1.1.hap1, whole genome shotgun sequence DNA:
- the LOC134724624 gene encoding uncharacterized protein LOC134724624 isoform X1, with translation MSKKGELDMTILDSQKPAKYYTEENQANDDKEKILHDEPEVLSKPRIFLLNLSWYGLSLMFLLLSVEVVPAQVHALVGDAAKGRWLGGMIAGGAAVTFFLSPCIGMASDRLTLQIGKRRPIMIFGTTGLCIGLIGMALSASHIKISRGTNSTLVNGTCYRDLVEHRCKPYYNGTTNLHTHRIHNGNPSSLLVSGSGNAVDLDPEPPGDLALYIIFYLLVTAMFATINVPYNALIADKSNSSQRGFNSGVMGCMILLGNVSGAAVGTCFTEIGVIGAYATAISVVIISVCVTVFTTTENPGKVVNEPVGCIAIFCGFWQPLKEHDFRWVFITRFLMQQGVSTVTGFLEYWVSDMIQLPFCWNAARTVAFILLPLLFSASVGSVIMGVVSDRIGKRKIIVIIAAVMMSISCTALTFVNGENAFWMAFIIAFFFGMGLGTFQSIDFALVMDVLPDEKDKAKDIAVWHQALVLPNAIATPTGGIILDYFESVDCTLGLGYIILFAVTAFYFLLSAIFVTKIKRAN, from the exons ATGAGCAAGAAGGGAGAACTTGACATGACCATTCTGGACTCTCAGAAACCAGCAAAATATTACACAGAAGAAAATCA AGCAAATGATGACAAGGAGAAGATACTACACGATGAACCAGAGGTACTGAGTAAACCACGTATCTTCTTGCTCAATCTCTCTTGGTATGGGCTGAGTTTGATGTTTCTTCTCTTATCTGTGGAAG TTGTGCCAGCTCAAGTCCATGCTTTGGTCGGAGATGCTGCGAAAGGGCGTTGGTTAGGAGGAATGATTGCAGGTGGCGCAG CTGTAACGTTTTTCCTCAGTCCTTGTATTGGTATGGCCAGTGACAGACTAACGTTACAGATTGGTAAAAGACGTCCAATTATGATCTTTGGTACTACAGGTTTATG TATTGGTCTAATTGGAATGGCATTGAGTGCatctcatatcaaaatatc TCGTGGCACAAACTCAACATTAGTAAATGGAACT TGTTACAGGGATTTAGTGGAACACAGATGTAAACCATACTACAATGGCACAACAAATTTGCACACTCACCGCATACATAATGGAAATCCAAGTTCTTTGCTGGTATCAGGGTCCGGAAATGCTGTAGATTTAGACCCAGAGCCACCTGGAGATCTAG cattatatataattttctacTTACTGGTGACAGCCATGTTTGCAACAATAAACGTTCCTTACAATGCACTGATAGCTGACAAATCAAATTCATCACAGAGAG gttTTAATTCTGGTGTAATGGGTTGTATGATATTGTTAGGTAATGTTAGTGGAGCAGCCGTTGGGACGTGTTTTACA gAAATTGGTGTTATAGGAGCTTATGCCACAGCCATATCAGTAGTTATAATCAGTGTATGTGTAACTGTTTTTACCACAACAGAAAATCCTGGAAAAGTAGTAAACGAACCAGTTG gttGTATTGCAATATTTTGTGGATTTTGGCAGCCACTTAAAG aacATGATTTTAGATGGGTTTTTATTACAAGATTTCTAATGCAGCAAGGTGTATCCACAGTTACAGG ATTTCTGGAGTATTGGGTGTCAGATATGATACAGTTGCCTTTTTGTTGGAATGCTGCAAGGACAGTGGCTTTCATTTTACTGCCTTTATTGTTTTCAGCATCCGTTGG ATCAGTTATTATGGGAGTTGTTTCAGACAGAATTGGCAAACGAAAAATAATTGTGATAATAGCAG CTGTAATGATGAGTATAAGCTGCACGGCCCTCACATTTGTCAATGGTGAAAACGCCTTTTGGATGGCGTTTATTATAGCATTTTTCTTtg GAATGGGTTTGGGAACGTTCCAGTCGATTGACTTTGCATTAGTAATGGACGTTTTACCTGATGAAAAAGACAAAGCAAAAGACATAGCAGTATGGCACCAAGCTTTAGTCCTCCCAAATGCCATAGCAACACCAACTGGAGGAATTATTCTTGATTATTTTGAAAGTGTTGATTGTACATTAGGTTTaggttatataattttatttgcgGTGACtgcattttactttttgttgagtgctatttttgtcacaaaaattaAACGAGCAAATTGA
- the LOC134724624 gene encoding uncharacterized protein LOC134724624 isoform X2: MNYASLGANDDKEKILHDEPEVLSKPRIFLLNLSWYGLSLMFLLLSVEVVPAQVHALVGDAAKGRWLGGMIAGGAAVTFFLSPCIGMASDRLTLQIGKRRPIMIFGTTGLCIGLIGMALSASHIKISRGTNSTLVNGTCYRDLVEHRCKPYYNGTTNLHTHRIHNGNPSSLLVSGSGNAVDLDPEPPGDLALYIIFYLLVTAMFATINVPYNALIADKSNSSQRGFNSGVMGCMILLGNVSGAAVGTCFTEIGVIGAYATAISVVIISVCVTVFTTTENPGKVVNEPVGCIAIFCGFWQPLKEHDFRWVFITRFLMQQGVSTVTGFLEYWVSDMIQLPFCWNAARTVAFILLPLLFSASVGSVIMGVVSDRIGKRKIIVIIAAVMMSISCTALTFVNGENAFWMAFIIAFFFGMGLGTFQSIDFALVMDVLPDEKDKAKDIAVWHQALVLPNAIATPTGGIILDYFESVDCTLGLGYIILFAVTAFYFLLSAIFVTKIKRAN, encoded by the exons ATGAATTATGCAAGTCTAGG AGCAAATGATGACAAGGAGAAGATACTACACGATGAACCAGAGGTACTGAGTAAACCACGTATCTTCTTGCTCAATCTCTCTTGGTATGGGCTGAGTTTGATGTTTCTTCTCTTATCTGTGGAAG TTGTGCCAGCTCAAGTCCATGCTTTGGTCGGAGATGCTGCGAAAGGGCGTTGGTTAGGAGGAATGATTGCAGGTGGCGCAG CTGTAACGTTTTTCCTCAGTCCTTGTATTGGTATGGCCAGTGACAGACTAACGTTACAGATTGGTAAAAGACGTCCAATTATGATCTTTGGTACTACAGGTTTATG TATTGGTCTAATTGGAATGGCATTGAGTGCatctcatatcaaaatatc TCGTGGCACAAACTCAACATTAGTAAATGGAACT TGTTACAGGGATTTAGTGGAACACAGATGTAAACCATACTACAATGGCACAACAAATTTGCACACTCACCGCATACATAATGGAAATCCAAGTTCTTTGCTGGTATCAGGGTCCGGAAATGCTGTAGATTTAGACCCAGAGCCACCTGGAGATCTAG cattatatataattttctacTTACTGGTGACAGCCATGTTTGCAACAATAAACGTTCCTTACAATGCACTGATAGCTGACAAATCAAATTCATCACAGAGAG gttTTAATTCTGGTGTAATGGGTTGTATGATATTGTTAGGTAATGTTAGTGGAGCAGCCGTTGGGACGTGTTTTACA gAAATTGGTGTTATAGGAGCTTATGCCACAGCCATATCAGTAGTTATAATCAGTGTATGTGTAACTGTTTTTACCACAACAGAAAATCCTGGAAAAGTAGTAAACGAACCAGTTG gttGTATTGCAATATTTTGTGGATTTTGGCAGCCACTTAAAG aacATGATTTTAGATGGGTTTTTATTACAAGATTTCTAATGCAGCAAGGTGTATCCACAGTTACAGG ATTTCTGGAGTATTGGGTGTCAGATATGATACAGTTGCCTTTTTGTTGGAATGCTGCAAGGACAGTGGCTTTCATTTTACTGCCTTTATTGTTTTCAGCATCCGTTGG ATCAGTTATTATGGGAGTTGTTTCAGACAGAATTGGCAAACGAAAAATAATTGTGATAATAGCAG CTGTAATGATGAGTATAAGCTGCACGGCCCTCACATTTGTCAATGGTGAAAACGCCTTTTGGATGGCGTTTATTATAGCATTTTTCTTtg GAATGGGTTTGGGAACGTTCCAGTCGATTGACTTTGCATTAGTAATGGACGTTTTACCTGATGAAAAAGACAAAGCAAAAGACATAGCAGTATGGCACCAAGCTTTAGTCCTCCCAAATGCCATAGCAACACCAACTGGAGGAATTATTCTTGATTATTTTGAAAGTGTTGATTGTACATTAGGTTTaggttatataattttatttgcgGTGACtgcattttactttttgttgagtgctatttttgtcacaaaaattaAACGAGCAAATTGA